Part of the Cellulomonas hominis genome, GATCGGCATGGGCGAGAACCTCGCCGCCGACGGCCGCCTCGCCGTCCGGACGCCGATGCAGTGGACGTCCGGGACGAACGGCGGGTTCTCGGCCGCGCCCCGGCGGCGCCTCGCCGGCCCGGTCGTCGAGGGCGGCTTCGCGCCGCCGCACGTCAACGTCGCCGACCAGCGGCGCGACCCCGGCTCGCTGCTTGCGTTCGTGCAGCTCCTGATCCGCCGGTACCGCGAGTGCCCGGAGCTCGGCTGGGCCGCGCGCGCGGAGATCCTCGACCAGCCGCACCCGGCCGTGCTCGCGCACCGGTGCACGTGGCAGGACGCGTCGATGGTCGCCGTGCACAACCTCGGCCCCGAGGCGGTCACCGTGCCGCTGCGCCTGCCGGACACCGCCCGGCCGGCGGGCGAACCGGGACCGGCCGACGACACGGCGTCCGCCGCGAGCGGCGCGGCCGACGACGACCCCGTGCGCCTCGTCGACCTGCTGGAGGACGGCGCGTGCACCGTCGCACCGGACGGCCGGGTCGAGGTCGAGCTCCCGGCGTACGGCTACCGCTGGCTGCGGGTGGTCCGGCCGGGGTCGCGGCGGCTGCTCTGAGCGTCAGCGCCGGGTGACGGACCACCGCCCGGCCGCGAGGTCCACCAGCCGCGGCAGGATCACGTCGCCCGCGGCGCGCAGCCCGTCGTGCAGGAACTCGTTCGTCACCCAGACCTGCGCGTTGCCGACCGCGTCGGCGGTCCCGAGCGCCAGGTCCAGGTCGACGTACGGGTCGTCGACGTACTGCACGGCGGCGACCGGGACCTCGTTGGCGGCGAGGCGGGCCGGGTCGTAGAGCGCCGGCCACGAGGTCCGCGCCGCGAGCGCCTCGGCGGCCGCGCGGAAGGGGCGCAGCGCGCGGACGTCCGCGAACATCCAGGGGAACACCGCCTCGCCGGTGAGCGCGAGCGGCCGCGCCGCGGGGTCGAGCTCCGGCCGCCGGTCGGCCTCGGCCTGCGCCGCCCAGCCGCCCGCGCGCTCGCCCTGGTGGTAGATGACCTCCTGCAGGACCGCGTACAGCGGGTTGGCGTCGAACCCGGTCTGCGCCTGCACCGCGAGCGCGAACGCGTCGTCCGGGACCCCGTCGGCGTCCGGGTCGAGGGTGTCGAGCAGCCAGTGCAGCGCGTCGACGCCGGTGCTCATCCCGAGCGGCATCCCGAGCGTCTGCAGCCTCCGGACGGTGAACGGGTCGCCGTCCGGGAGGCGCACGTCGCCGGCGGACAGCCGGTCCGCGAGCGCCCCGAGCCGCGCGACGTCGCCGGGGTACCGGCGGGCGAACGCGGCGACGCGGGCCGCCTGCCGGGGGAACGTCCGCGCGTACACGTCCTCGACGGTCGCGGCGATCCCGGGGAGGCCGCCGGTCACGTAGCAGGCGGTCAGGGCCTCCGGGTGCCGGGACAGGTAGGTCAGCGTGAGGAACCCGCCGTACGACTGCCCCAGCGTCGCCCAGCGCCGGCCCCCGTAGACGGCGTGCCGCAGGGCCTCGGCGTCCTCGACGACCGCGTCCGCGCGGAAGCACGCCAGGTATCCGGCCGCCTCGGCGCCGGTCGCGAACCGCCCCACGGTCCGGCCGTCGACCCGCGACGACCGCCCGGTCCCCCGCTGGTCGAGCAGCACGACGCGGTGCGTCCGCAGCGCCGTGGACCACCAGCCGCCGCCGAGCGGGCGCGGGCCCATCCCGCCGGGTCCGCCCTGCAGGAACAGCAGCAGCGGCAGGTCCTCGGCGTCCCGCGCGGGGTCCACGAGCTCCCGCGCGAACACCTCGATGTCCGGGTACCGCCCCGGGTCGGACCGGTCGACCGGCACCCGCAGCCGGTGCTCGCGCACCAGCACGGGCGGCACCGTCGTCCCGGTGGTCGTCGCGGGGGCGGGCACGGTCGTCGGGGTCACCCCAGCACCCTAGGGGGCCGCCAGGGGACGGCCGTGTTTCCGCGTCGTCACCGTCGCTGCCGGGCGTAACACCTGCGTGAACTTCCCCCGGACGTCCTTGTCCGCGCCGTCGCGGCCCGCCGACACTCGGCTCGGGCCCGACGGGTCCGACGGGCGGCACCCAGGGGGCACCATGACGACCGACGACGCACCCGGCAGCACCGGGCTCGCCGACCCGGAGCCTCCGTTCGGGCGGCTGCCCGCCGGCGCGCCCGCACCCCGGTGGCTGCACGAGGCGGTGTGCGCGGCGTGGGGCTGGGACCCGGGGACGACGGCGGTCGACCTGCTCGCGCTGTCGCACAACGCCACGTTCCGGGTCCGGGTGCGGGGGGTGCCGGTCGCGGTCACCCGCGTGTGCCGCGCGCCGTACATGGACGACACGGCCGCGATCGAGTCGGAGGTCGCGTGGACCGCGGCACTCGCCCGCGACCGGGTGGTCCGGGTGCCGGCGACGCTGCCGCCGCTCGACGGCCGGGCGGTCGCGATGGTCGCCGACGAGCGCGAGGGGCGGTGGGTCTGCCTGACGTCCGCGGTCGCGCGCGGGACGGTGCCCGACGAGGCCACGGCGCCGGCCGCGCTGCACCGCCGGCTCGGCACCACCGCGGCCCTGCTCCACGAGCACGCCCTCGGGTTCCGGCGCCCCCGGGACTTCGTGCGCCCGGCGTGGGAGCCCGCGGACCTCGTCGGGCCGGGGAGCCGCTGGGGTCCCTGGGAGGCCGCTCCCCTGGCCGCGGCGGACCTGACGCTGCTCGCGCGTGCCCGCGACGCCGCCCTCGCCGCCCTGCACGAGGCGTCGCGGGCCCCCGACTCCTGGGGCCTCGTGCACGCCGACCTGCGACCCGGGAACGTGCTGCTCGACGGCGACGACCTGACCGTCATCGACTTCGACGACGCCGGGTACTCCTGGTTCGTGCTCGACCTGGCCGCCGCGCTCACGACCGTCGAGCACCTGCCCGACGCCCCGGACCGGGCACAGGCCTGGGCCGCCGGCTACCAGGAGGTGCGGCCGCTGACCAGCGCCGACGAGCGGGCCGCGTGCGCCCTGTCGCTGCTGCGGCGGCTGCAGGTGCTCGGGCGGACCGTCACCGACCCGCGTGGCGGTCCGGGCGGGGCGCTGCGGGCCGAGCAGCCCGCCGGGTCGGTGCTGGTCGCGGAGCGGTACCTGCGGTCGCCGACGTGGCTGCTGCGCTGAAGGAGTGAATCCGCTCAGCGCGGGGCCTGAACCGGCCGATGCCCGGGTGGACGGGCGCACGGCAGCGCCCCGGACCCAGGGGATCGTCGTGGCGCGCACCTTCAACCCGCCGCCGGACTGGCCGAGTGCACCGCAGGGCTGGGCGCCGCCGCCCGGGTGGGAGCCCGACCCGACGTGGCCGCCCGTCCCGGACGGCTGGGACCTGTGGGTGGAGGAGGCACGTCCGGCCCCGCGCCACCGGCTCCTGCCGCTCGCCCTCGCCGCCGTCGGCGGGCTGGTGCTGGGCATCGTGATCGGTTCCGGGGCCGCAGGCGCGGGCCTGTCCGACGAGCGGGAGACCCTCGCCGCCGACCAGGAGCGGCTCGCCGACGCCACGGCGGCGGTGGAGTCGCGCGAGGAGGACGCGGCGACGGCGGCGGAGGACGCCGCAGCCGACCAGGCCGCCGCCGATGCGGCCTCCCAGCAGAACGTCGCGCGCGCCGACGAGCTGGCCGCGCTGGCAGCGACCCTCGACCAGCGGAGCGCCGACCTCGACGCGACGGCCGCCGGGCTCGCCACGCGGGAGGCCGACGTGGCCGCCCGGGAGGCCGCGGCGGCGTCCCGGACCGGGTCCTCGTCGTCCTCGTCCACCACGACGTCCGGCGGCGGCTCGGGTGGGTCGAGCGGCGCGTCGACGTACTACGCCAACTGCGACGCCGCCCGCGCCGCCGGCGCGGCGCCCGTGCACCTCGGCGACCCCGGGTACCGGGCCGGGCTCGACCGGGACGGCGACGGCGTGGGGTGCGAGTAGGACCGGCTGCCCGTCAGGGAGCCCGGCGCCGCGGCAGGTCGACGCGGTCGAGGTCGCGCGCCAGGACCACCCGGGCCGCCCCTGCCGTCGCCCGGGCCTGCGCGGCGAGCGGCTCGAGGTCGTCGTACCGCCCGGAGAAGTGGGTGAGCACGACGGTCCGGACCCGGCCGGCCGCCGCGAGCGCCCCCGCCTGACCCGCGGTCAGGTGCCGGTGCTGCGCGGCGAGGGCCGCGTCCTCGTCCGCGAACGTCGACTCGACGAGGAGCAGGTCCGCGTCCGCGGCGAGCGCCTCCGCGCCCGGGCAGGGCGCCGTGTCCATGACGACGGCGACGCGCTGGCCGCGCCGCGGCACGCTCACGTCCGCGAGCCGCACCGACCCGGCGCGGCCGGTTCGCTGGAGCTCCCCGACGGCCGGTCCGGCGATGCCGGCGGCGGCGAGCCGGCCGGGCAGGAGCGTCCGGCCGTCGGGCTCGGACCACCGGTAGCCGAACGCGGCGACCCGGTGCCGCAGCGGCTCGACGCGCAGGCCGTCCGCCACCTCCCCGGCCGTGGCGTGCGGGTGCAGGCGCAGGTCGAGACCGGGGGTCGCCAGGCCGACGAGGGCGCGCCCGACGCCCTCGCCCTCGGCGGGGTAGTGCAGGTGGACCGGGTGCTCGACCCCGTCCAGGACCATGCGGGACAGCACGCCGGGCAGCCCGAAGCAGTGGTCGCCGTGCACGTGGGTCAGGCAGATCCGGTGGATGCCGGTGGTCGCGGCGCCGGCCAGGGTGAGCTGGCGTTGCGTCCCCTCGCCCGGGTCGAAGAGCAGGTCCCGGCCGTCCCAGCGGAGCAGGTAGCCGTTGTGGTTGCGCGTGCGGGTCGGGACCCGGGAGGCGGTGCCGAGGACGACGAGCTGACGGACCACGGGGTCCAGTGTGTCCGAACGCCCGGGGCGCCGCCCGCCGCGTGATCACGGGGCGCCGACTCCTCCACAGGCGGCCGGGGCGTGCGTGGTCCCCAGGTCGGGCGCCCGGCCGGGACGGGGACGTCCGCCGCGGTGTCAGGGTCGGCGCAGCGCGGGCCGTCCGGGACCGCCCGACCGACGGGAGGACAGCACCATGACCGCCGCCGCGACCCCCGCACCCGCCGCGTACGCCAGCAGGTCCGGCCAGGCGAACGTCGTGCCGAGCAGGTACCGCAGCGGCGGCCACGCCGCGACCGCCGCCGCCGGGCCACCGGTGAGCTGGGCGAGCTCGACCGCCCAGCACAGCCCCAGCGCCAGGCCGGCCCGGGCGGCGACGGGGAGCCGGGGCCGGACGAGGGTGACCACCAGCAGGACGAGGACCGCGTACAGCGCGTCCCCGAGGGCGTCACCGACCGCACCGGTGCCGTACCGGGCGGTGGCGAGGCCGGCGAGGACGACCGGCGGGACGGCCAGGGCCGCGGCGGTCCGGGCGCGGTCGGCCCCCGCGCGGTCCGCCGGCGCACGGTCGGCCGGCGCACGGTCGGCCGGCGCGGGGGCGGCCGGCGCGCGGTCGCCCCGGGTCTCGTCGCTGGTCATGGCACCTCCGCCCGCCACCGTAGGGCCGCGCCGGGCGACGTGGGCGACGCGCCCGGCCGGGTCGGGAGGAGGGTCGGTGTCGGTGCTGTGTGCGACCGTTCCGCCGTGACCGTCACGACCACCCGCAGCGTCCGCCGAGCCGGGACCGCCGCACGCGGGCCGGGCTCCCGCCCGGGCCGGGGTCGTGGCCGCGGCGGTCGGCGGCTCGGGTGGGCGTGGCTCGTGCTGGTGCTCTGCGTCGCTGCGGGCGCGGGGTTGCCGGCCTGGACGCAGGCCCAGGAGTCCGGCCGGTTCCCCGTGACCGCGGCCGACCTCGACCGGGCCCGGGCCGAGCTCGACGCGCTGGCCGTGAAGGGCCGCGCGCCGCGCACCGGCTACGAGCGCGACGCGTTCGGCCCCGCGTGGGCGGACGTGGACCGCAACGGCTGCGACACCCGGAACGACGTCCTGGCGCGGGACCTCGCGGACACGACGTTCGAGCCCGGGACCCACGACTGCGTCGTCCTGACGGGCAGGCTGGACGACCCGTACAGCGGCGCCACCATCGCGTTCGAGCGCGGGCCGGACAGCGCGGACGTGCAGATCGACCACGTCGTCGCCCTGTCCGACGCCTGGCAGAAGGGCGCGCAGCAGTGGGACGCCGAGCGGCGCCGGCAGTTCGCGAACGACCCCGCCAACCTGCTGGCGGTGGACGGTCCGACGAACGCGGCGAAGGGCGACGGGGACGCCGCGACGTGGCTGCCCCCGAGCACGGGCTACCGGTGCGCGTACGTCGTGCGGCAGGTCCGGGTGAAGGCGGCGTACGGGCTGTGGGTCACCGCGGCGGAGCGGGACGCGATGGACCGGACGCTCGACGGGTGCGTCGTCGCCGGCTGATCGCCGGGCGGGCCGGGACCGGTCGGCGGCTCAGAGCAGCGGCCGGTCCAGCACCCACGACCCACCGAGCACCAGCGCCCCCACGCACACCACCAGGAACGCCCCGACCCAGAACCCGCCCGGCAGCGGCGTGAGCCGTCCGAGCATGTCGGCGTCCGACGTGCCCCGGCCCCGGGCCCGGCGGCGCTGCGCCTGCATCTCGAGCACCGCCCGCGGCGCCCCGACCAGGAGGTACCACGTCACGGCGTACGCGACGGCGACCTGCACCGCGGCCGACCCCCACCACGTCACCCCGACCAGCACGACGCCGGTCACGAGCACCGCCCAGAGCCCGTACCAGTTCCGGATCTGCACCAGCAGCAGCGCGAGCGCCAGCACCAGCGCCCACAGCAGCCCGACGGCGTACCCGCGCCCCAGCAGCCACGCCGCCCCCAGCCCGAGCACGGACGGCCCGACGTAGCCGGCGAACGCCGTCGCGACCATCCCCGGCCCCCGCGGCCGGCCGACCGAGACGGTCAGCCCGGAGGTGTCCGAGTGCAGGCGGATCCCGGACAGCCGACGGCCGGACAGCACCGCGACCAGCCCGTGGGCCGCCTCGTGCACGATCGTCAGCAGGTGCCGGGACAGGTGCCACAGGACGGGCACCACGAGGCAGAGCAGGGCCGCCGCCAGCGCGCCGAGCACCACCCACCGGTCGGGGGCGGGCTGGACGGTCGTCGCCCGGTCCCAGATCTCGCCGGGCAGCGCCCGGAGCGTGTCGAGGACACCGCTCACAGGGCGTCCAGCGTGACGTCGTCCAGCTCGACCGTGAGGCGCAGGCCGTCGGGCTGCACGGTCGCACCGGTGACCGTGGCGCCCTGGGGGAGCTCGTCGGCGACGCCGAACTGGGTGAGCCGGGCGGCGAGCCCGTCCGGCAGGACGTCGGCGTCGACGGTGAGCCCCGCGAGCGACGCCGACTGGACGTCGACCGTGAGGCCCGCGGTGCCGGCCGGCGCGACGGTGAGCGTGACGGCGGCGGGAAGCCCCGCGACCTGCCCCTCCGCGACGAGGGACTCCCCCTCGACGCGCA contains:
- a CDS encoding alpha/beta fold hydrolase, which translates into the protein MTPTTVPAPATTTGTTVPPVLVREHRLRVPVDRSDPGRYPDIEVFARELVDPARDAEDLPLLLFLQGGPGGMGPRPLGGGWWSTALRTHRVVLLDQRGTGRSSRVDGRTVGRFATGAEAAGYLACFRADAVVEDAEALRHAVYGGRRWATLGQSYGGFLTLTYLSRHPEALTACYVTGGLPGIAATVEDVYARTFPRQAARVAAFARRYPGDVARLGALADRLSAGDVRLPDGDPFTVRRLQTLGMPLGMSTGVDALHWLLDTLDPDADGVPDDAFALAVQAQTGFDANPLYAVLQEVIYHQGERAGGWAAQAEADRRPELDPAARPLALTGEAVFPWMFADVRALRPFRAAAEALAARTSWPALYDPARLAANEVPVAAVQYVDDPYVDLDLALGTADAVGNAQVWVTNEFLHDGLRAAGDVILPRLVDLAAGRWSVTRR
- a CDS encoding phosphotransferase enzyme family protein, whose product is MTTDDAPGSTGLADPEPPFGRLPAGAPAPRWLHEAVCAAWGWDPGTTAVDLLALSHNATFRVRVRGVPVAVTRVCRAPYMDDTAAIESEVAWTAALARDRVVRVPATLPPLDGRAVAMVADEREGRWVCLTSAVARGTVPDEATAPAALHRRLGTTAALLHEHALGFRRPRDFVRPAWEPADLVGPGSRWGPWEAAPLAAADLTLLARARDAALAALHEASRAPDSWGLVHADLRPGNVLLDGDDLTVIDFDDAGYSWFVLDLAAALTTVEHLPDAPDRAQAWAAGYQEVRPLTSADERAACALSLLRRLQVLGRTVTDPRGGPGGALRAEQPAGSVLVAERYLRSPTWLLR
- a CDS encoding excalibur calcium-binding domain-containing protein, with the translated sequence MARTFNPPPDWPSAPQGWAPPPGWEPDPTWPPVPDGWDLWVEEARPAPRHRLLPLALAAVGGLVLGIVIGSGAAGAGLSDERETLAADQERLADATAAVESREEDAATAAEDAAADQAAADAASQQNVARADELAALAATLDQRSADLDATAAGLATREADVAAREAAAASRTGSSSSSSTTTSGGGSGGSSGASTYYANCDAARAAGAAPVHLGDPGYRAGLDRDGDGVGCE
- a CDS encoding ribonuclease Z; its protein translation is MVRQLVVLGTASRVPTRTRNHNGYLLRWDGRDLLFDPGEGTQRQLTLAGAATTGIHRICLTHVHGDHCFGLPGVLSRMVLDGVEHPVHLHYPAEGEGVGRALVGLATPGLDLRLHPHATAGEVADGLRVEPLRHRVAAFGYRWSEPDGRTLLPGRLAAAGIAGPAVGELQRTGRAGSVRLADVSVPRRGQRVAVVMDTAPCPGAEALAADADLLLVESTFADEDAALAAQHRHLTAGQAGALAAAGRVRTVVLTHFSGRYDDLEPLAAQARATAGAARVVLARDLDRVDLPRRRAP
- a CDS encoding DUF2809 domain-containing protein — protein: MTSDETRGDRAPAAPAPADRAPADRAPADRAGADRARTAAALAVPPVVLAGLATARYGTGAVGDALGDALYAVLVLLVVTLVRPRLPVAARAGLALGLCWAVELAQLTGGPAAAVAAWPPLRYLLGTTFAWPDLLAYAAGAGVAAAVMVLSSRRSGGPGRPALRRP
- a CDS encoding HNH endonuclease family protein; protein product: MTVTTTRSVRRAGTAARGPGSRPGRGRGRGGRRLGWAWLVLVLCVAAGAGLPAWTQAQESGRFPVTAADLDRARAELDALAVKGRAPRTGYERDAFGPAWADVDRNGCDTRNDVLARDLADTTFEPGTHDCVVLTGRLDDPYSGATIAFERGPDSADVQIDHVVALSDAWQKGAQQWDAERRRQFANDPANLLAVDGPTNAAKGDGDAATWLPPSTGYRCAYVVRQVRVKAAYGLWVTAAERDAMDRTLDGCVVAG
- a CDS encoding M50 family metallopeptidase — its product is MSGVLDTLRALPGEIWDRATTVQPAPDRWVVLGALAAALLCLVVPVLWHLSRHLLTIVHEAAHGLVAVLSGRRLSGIRLHSDTSGLTVSVGRPRGPGMVATAFAGYVGPSVLGLGAAWLLGRGYAVGLLWALVLALALLLVQIRNWYGLWAVLVTGVVLVGVTWWGSAAVQVAVAYAVTWYLLVGAPRAVLEMQAQRRRARGRGTSDADMLGRLTPLPGGFWVGAFLVVCVGALVLGGSWVLDRPLL